In one window of Aminivibrio pyruvatiphilus DNA:
- a CDS encoding flagellin encodes MRIMSNISALFAVNAAKGLEQSSARAMRRLAEGLRITSSADDAAGLAISEKLRAQVRGLDQAVRNAQDGVSLLQTAEGGLNETHALLQRMRQLSVQAANDTLTLQDRTYLQQEIDQLKEQITLISSTTQFNRKQLLSGDASVLWSTDSPHIRVFVDGSLRSRDAFGQNVVGEGNFRLSITPTAGEGEVQKTNIFYLKHGTVSENVQFSPESGAFSGLGNLRSLHLIDGDYRLETREVPFGGISYHEADGTETTTPAADLGVLSLEASALPDILPYGEYQVRIADEVPFMAYFGGESGGVSGTDVIDRVDPMGRSGVDLSMSASTSGGAVNSQTRLAWTDIGGAGGGTVNIGAGGGDVDFQTDPNFGTNLWTHFRVNSVDRRDVLSSDVNLVTSYYSEAVSTANLEFTYQAAAAENVTLQTTFRTAAGSSFSITRDGITHSLDVSNLDMQAAAATINTALTGWGWGSASAVDEGGGLWRIDLVNGSGDDLDIAGAGGAADLGLAGVIADGGTATGTARDFQREHTVDVGGLDIVSAAAALDGDLAAYNIDFAASDLGGGRRRLQINNNSSGAGGISGSYMVQVLADGGAESFEQELGIGGTMLLAGSSASSHRVLHEYTTSFSVGSRDINNVQAALQAAANSAFGQDDLADPSGPVFELVTGGGTGQINLRTSTVTSRYRISLSEGAGSTITELFGGNQTLDRSSGDVSGLSRDYGRAYATLSAGRNIEELRADLDGLDILDADWTDAASTPGYDGTHHNGRLRITNTDGSPERRRVQFLPSTGTSQLMSGPVSITAGAAANSTTWQARDRASVTTTYTGIDRNGNAVNGSRSDVWWEGDAGTSNPLTGIGALPFTSVFIPDSTTGMDLAAGDSWALFTSAASAGAHDRLDFRIRDGATGSTYDSASLGSPNSGTNTYGGGSMIFNNGVLDGAGGTFALPHLFRTGVGTFGSDVSRVSFIQNGLDGVNTFTDILRTSERYGAAGAGWDTAGQANDRWYAQTWYGEETSYYLAGKDPGTVLPPGAIEVWRQEDVNASILFTVTGQNLYNVRAKGYTRDGTSVEFEENIDLNGHGTVSAANTLILNAGGGAAEIRFDAFSPLELETDDRFVVNIAARAGGTYENSNPGVSGAFLSDSIVTIDANPWGLGGSPSRTMEYRFDAGVEDGMAMRLLGFFVDPGNSNITTNAATGELLLNVAGGGFAAGTRAGEGAGWMPYITAEVNYQGRTSPEAGALVNSFFFQDMESGEGERDFLERIEYAPDETRNAMLLFDVLEVMNGSARFRIQGHIMDRDGGYRYVESEVYGLNESNTDVILRFSPDFDGLRFNFFDFTDISRLREGDRFTLSLVADGRSDMDPVTNRYAVDEINLFGGNTDSGLYPMSWRFDEGVLDNRQTVLHTYQTGPSPFSYGMNSVPGGKVYDGTVSLSFGDFHGGTPTGIPGTDDTPRVVRDAAVFSSVYREGIDGGVAHRYSRLEDMEQFWDANGKFLLDEPATILIRQGNREAGLTLYGNDEIHTVLDRLNNLIYSELGDGTMKHLMSSSDKNKFATFTGPLAGMNRIDAVEGTMILRSALSGAGGAYKFHGDERILNALGMTVINEAKETMFTVAVTDAHSGRTVAHGLKIEGGKELGGIWGDAIRLGFDSFLGVLGIRYSRESGRFITGMSSQVFRTVHLADNSTVLQIGANQGEDLLLSLGAMDAETLGVADLRVTDRDSAGRAMTILDRAIDRVSRQRARIGALTNRLGHAASALAVASENLTAADSRLRDLDFGKEMMNYVRISILTQANMAMMTQANQAPRNVLNLLGQ; translated from the coding sequence ATGCGCATCATGTCCAATATTTCCGCTCTGTTTGCCGTCAATGCAGCCAAAGGACTGGAGCAAAGCTCCGCCCGAGCCATGCGCCGCCTCGCGGAAGGACTTCGCATCACCAGCTCCGCCGATGATGCCGCAGGACTGGCCATTTCGGAAAAACTCCGCGCCCAGGTGCGGGGCCTTGACCAGGCGGTCCGGAATGCCCAGGACGGCGTCTCCCTGCTGCAGACGGCCGAAGGCGGGCTGAACGAGACCCACGCCCTTCTCCAGCGCATGCGACAGCTTTCCGTGCAGGCAGCCAACGATACCCTCACCCTCCAGGACAGGACCTACCTTCAGCAGGAGATTGATCAGCTTAAGGAACAGATCACCCTCATCTCGTCCACTACGCAGTTCAACCGCAAACAGCTGCTCTCCGGAGATGCCTCCGTACTCTGGAGCACCGATTCCCCCCATATCAGAGTGTTCGTGGACGGTTCGCTCCGCTCCAGGGACGCCTTCGGCCAGAACGTGGTGGGCGAGGGAAATTTCAGGCTGAGCATCACCCCCACCGCAGGGGAGGGAGAGGTGCAAAAGACGAACATCTTCTATCTGAAACATGGTACGGTGTCGGAGAATGTGCAGTTCTCCCCCGAGAGCGGGGCGTTCTCCGGCCTCGGCAACCTGCGGAGCCTCCACCTCATCGACGGCGACTACAGGCTGGAGACCCGGGAGGTTCCCTTCGGAGGCATCTCCTACCACGAAGCCGACGGCACGGAAACAACCACCCCTGCGGCGGACCTCGGGGTGCTCAGCCTTGAGGCCAGCGCCCTGCCGGACATCCTTCCCTACGGCGAATACCAGGTACGCATTGCGGACGAAGTGCCGTTCATGGCGTACTTCGGGGGAGAATCCGGAGGCGTGTCGGGAACGGACGTGATCGACCGCGTGGACCCCATGGGGCGCTCCGGCGTGGACCTTTCCATGTCGGCGTCAACCTCCGGCGGAGCGGTGAATTCGCAGACGCGCCTCGCCTGGACGGACATCGGCGGCGCGGGCGGCGGGACTGTGAATATAGGCGCAGGCGGCGGCGACGTTGATTTCCAGACGGATCCGAACTTCGGGACAAACCTGTGGACCCATTTCAGGGTAAATTCCGTCGACCGCCGGGATGTCCTTTCCTCCGACGTGAACCTGGTCACCTCCTATTATTCAGAGGCGGTGTCAACGGCAAATCTTGAGTTCACCTACCAGGCTGCCGCTGCTGAAAATGTCACTCTGCAGACGACGTTCAGGACAGCCGCCGGAAGTTCGTTTTCCATCACCCGGGACGGCATAACCCACAGCCTCGATGTTTCGAACCTGGACATGCAAGCGGCGGCGGCAACGATCAACACGGCTCTGACGGGATGGGGATGGGGTTCGGCGTCCGCCGTGGACGAGGGAGGCGGGCTGTGGCGGATCGACCTTGTCAACGGCAGCGGAGACGACCTCGACATTGCCGGGGCCGGAGGAGCCGCAGACCTCGGACTGGCCGGCGTCATCGCCGACGGAGGCACGGCCACGGGCACGGCACGGGATTTCCAGAGAGAACACACCGTCGACGTAGGCGGGTTGGACATTGTTTCCGCCGCGGCTGCCCTTGACGGGGACCTTGCGGCGTACAACATCGACTTTGCCGCGTCGGATCTCGGCGGAGGCAGACGACGGCTTCAGATAAACAACAATTCGTCAGGGGCGGGAGGTATTTCGGGCTCGTACATGGTGCAAGTCCTGGCCGACGGCGGAGCAGAGTCCTTCGAGCAGGAACTGGGAATCGGCGGCACCATGCTGTTGGCCGGGAGCTCGGCAAGCTCGCACCGTGTATTGCACGAATACACAACATCATTTTCCGTGGGCAGCAGGGATATCAACAATGTGCAGGCGGCCCTCCAGGCCGCGGCGAACAGCGCTTTCGGCCAGGACGATCTCGCCGACCCCTCGGGGCCTGTTTTTGAACTGGTCACGGGAGGAGGCACCGGGCAGATCAATCTCCGGACCTCGACGGTGACCTCCAGGTACAGGATTTCGCTTTCCGAGGGTGCAGGCAGCACCATTACCGAACTCTTCGGAGGGAACCAGACCCTTGACCGCTCCTCCGGCGACGTGAGCGGACTTTCCAGAGACTACGGCAGAGCCTACGCCACCCTTTCCGCCGGACGGAACATCGAGGAACTCCGGGCGGACCTGGACGGACTGGACATCCTCGATGCGGATTGGACCGACGCGGCCAGTACTCCGGGGTATGACGGGACTCATCATAACGGAAGGCTCCGCATCACGAACACGGACGGCTCTCCGGAGCGGCGCCGCGTTCAGTTCCTTCCGAGCACCGGGACGTCGCAGCTTATGAGCGGACCGGTCTCAATTACCGCAGGAGCGGCAGCGAACAGCACCACGTGGCAGGCCCGCGACCGGGCATCGGTCACCACCACCTACACCGGGATCGACAGGAACGGAAACGCCGTGAACGGATCCCGGTCCGACGTGTGGTGGGAGGGCGACGCAGGCACGTCGAACCCCCTGACCGGCATCGGGGCGCTCCCTTTCACCTCCGTCTTTATTCCCGACAGCACGACCGGAATGGACCTCGCCGCCGGAGACTCCTGGGCCCTCTTCACCTCGGCGGCGTCAGCCGGGGCGCACGACAGGCTGGACTTCCGCATCCGGGACGGTGCGACCGGGTCCACCTACGACTCCGCCTCCCTTGGTTCGCCGAATTCCGGCACAAATACCTACGGCGGCGGCTCCATGATTTTCAACAACGGAGTACTGGACGGTGCCGGAGGAACCTTCGCCCTTCCCCACCTCTTCCGGACGGGGGTCGGTACCTTCGGCTCCGATGTCTCACGGGTATCCTTCATCCAGAACGGCCTTGACGGCGTGAACACCTTCACCGATATTCTCCGTACATCGGAACGCTACGGCGCGGCCGGCGCGGGGTGGGACACGGCGGGTCAGGCAAACGACCGGTGGTACGCCCAAACCTGGTACGGAGAAGAGACGTCCTACTACCTCGCAGGAAAGGATCCCGGGACGGTTCTTCCTCCGGGGGCCATAGAAGTGTGGCGGCAGGAAGACGTGAACGCATCCATCCTCTTCACCGTGACGGGACAGAACCTGTACAACGTCCGGGCGAAAGGCTACACCCGCGACGGAACCAGTGTGGAATTCGAGGAAAACATCGACCTGAACGGCCACGGGACAGTGAGCGCAGCAAACACGCTGATCCTGAACGCCGGCGGCGGGGCCGCGGAAATCCGGTTCGACGCGTTTTCACCCCTAGAGCTCGAAACGGACGACCGTTTTGTGGTCAACATCGCCGCCCGGGCCGGGGGCACGTACGAGAACAGCAATCCGGGCGTTTCGGGCGCGTTTCTCTCCGACTCCATCGTCACTATCGACGCCAATCCGTGGGGGCTGGGCGGTTCCCCCTCCCGCACCATGGAATACCGCTTCGATGCGGGGGTTGAAGACGGCATGGCGATGCGCCTCCTGGGTTTTTTCGTCGATCCGGGAAACAGCAACATCACGACGAACGCCGCCACAGGCGAACTGCTGCTGAACGTGGCGGGAGGAGGCTTCGCCGCCGGGACGCGGGCAGGCGAAGGTGCAGGATGGATGCCCTATATCACGGCGGAAGTGAACTACCAGGGGAGGACGTCTCCCGAAGCGGGAGCCCTGGTCAACAGCTTTTTCTTCCAGGATATGGAATCCGGCGAGGGGGAACGGGACTTCCTGGAGCGGATTGAATATGCCCCGGACGAAACACGGAACGCAATGCTGCTGTTCGACGTGCTCGAGGTGATGAACGGCAGCGCACGATTCCGCATCCAGGGGCACATCATGGATCGGGACGGCGGGTACCGCTACGTGGAGTCCGAAGTATACGGGCTCAACGAGAGCAACACCGACGTGATCCTCCGTTTCTCGCCCGACTTCGACGGACTGCGGTTCAATTTCTTCGACTTCACTGACATCAGCCGCCTTCGGGAGGGAGACCGCTTCACACTCTCGCTGGTTGCCGACGGCCGCTCCGACATGGACCCGGTTACGAACCGATATGCCGTGGATGAAATCAATCTTTTCGGCGGCAATACGGACTCGGGGCTCTACCCGATGAGCTGGCGCTTTGATGAAGGGGTGCTGGACAACCGCCAAACCGTTCTGCACACCTACCAGACAGGACCGTCCCCGTTCAGTTACGGCATGAACAGCGTTCCCGGGGGCAAGGTGTACGATGGGACGGTCTCTCTCAGCTTCGGTGATTTCCATGGAGGAACCCCGACGGGCATACCCGGGACGGACGATACTCCCAGGGTCGTCCGCGACGCCGCCGTGTTCTCTTCCGTCTACCGGGAAGGCATTGACGGCGGGGTGGCCCACCGCTACTCAAGACTGGAGGATATGGAACAGTTCTGGGATGCCAACGGCAAGTTCCTCCTTGACGAGCCTGCGACAATCCTCATCCGCCAGGGGAACAGGGAGGCAGGACTGACGCTGTACGGAAACGACGAAATCCACACGGTTCTGGACCGCCTCAACAATCTCATTTACAGTGAACTCGGCGACGGAACGATGAAGCACCTGATGTCGTCCTCCGACAAGAACAAGTTCGCCACCTTCACGGGACCTCTTGCGGGGATGAACCGGATAGATGCCGTAGAGGGGACAATGATCCTCCGGTCCGCCCTTTCCGGCGCCGGGGGAGCCTATAAATTCCATGGAGACGAGAGGATCCTGAATGCCCTGGGGATGACGGTCATCAACGAAGCGAAAGAAACCATGTTCACCGTCGCCGTCACAGATGCCCACTCGGGCCGTACAGTCGCTCACGGCCTGAAGATCGAAGGCGGCAAGGAACTCGGCGGTATCTGGGGCGATGCGATCCGGCTCGGGTTCGACTCCTTTCTCGGCGTCCTGGGAATCCGGTACAGCAGGGAGAGCGGGCGGTTCATCACCGGAATGAGCTCCCAGGTCTTTCGGACGGTGCACCTCGCGGACAACTCCACAGTTCTGCAGATAGGGGCGAACCAGGGTGAAGATCTGCTGCTCTCCCTGGGAGCCATGGATGCGGAAACCCTTGGAGTGGCCGACCTGCGGGTTACTGACAGAGACAGCGCCGGGCGGGCGATGACGATTCTCGACAGGGCCATTGACAGGGTGTCCCGGCAGCGGGCGAGGATCGGGGCACTGACCAACCGCCTGGGGCACGCCGCTTCTGCTCTGGCTGTGGCTTCGGAGAACCTGACGGCGGCGGATTCCCGCCTTCGGGACCTGGACTTCGGAAAAGAAATGATGAACTACGTCCGGATTTCCATTCTGACGCAGGCGAACATGGCGATGATGACCCAGGCGAATCAGGCCCCCCGGAACGTGCTGAACCTGCTGGGGCAGTAA
- a CDS encoding type III pantothenate kinase produces MLLVLDVGNTTTVIGIYDGETLVKHWRLMSERHTSDELGIYLLNLLDICGIPRASIDGAIYSSVVPSLDMALSEGLREYLSVDPVKVTPSLDLGIEIAYSPRHEVGADRLVNSVAGKARYGAPLIVVDFGTAITLDILNSEGAYLGGTISPGLVTGMEALFGRTAKLPQVSLEPPKSVIGNNTIGSIQAGILFGNAGLVDFLVRKTWDELGCRTPVAATGGHAAAIASISETITAVDPWLTLEGLRLIHERNRPR; encoded by the coding sequence ATGCTTCTCGTCCTTGACGTCGGAAACACCACCACGGTCATCGGCATCTACGACGGCGAGACCCTGGTGAAGCACTGGAGGCTCATGTCGGAGAGGCACACCTCCGACGAACTGGGCATATACCTGCTGAACCTGCTGGATATCTGCGGCATCCCCCGGGCGTCCATCGACGGGGCCATCTACTCGAGCGTCGTTCCCTCCCTCGACATGGCCCTCTCCGAAGGCCTGAGGGAATACCTTTCCGTGGATCCGGTCAAGGTAACGCCATCCCTTGACCTCGGCATCGAGATCGCCTATTCGCCCAGGCATGAAGTGGGGGCCGACCGGCTCGTGAACTCCGTGGCGGGGAAGGCCAGGTACGGCGCCCCCCTCATCGTGGTGGACTTCGGCACGGCCATCACCCTCGACATCCTGAACTCCGAGGGCGCCTACCTCGGCGGGACCATCTCCCCCGGACTGGTGACCGGCATGGAGGCCCTCTTCGGGCGCACGGCGAAGCTGCCCCAGGTCTCCCTGGAGCCGCCGAAGAGCGTCATCGGGAACAACACCATCGGCTCCATCCAGGCGGGTATCCTCTTCGGCAACGCGGGGCTCGTGGATTTTCTCGTCAGGAAGACCTGGGACGAGCTGGGCTGCAGAACGCCGGTGGCAGCCACCGGGGGCCACGCGGCCGCCATCGCCTCCATTTCCGAAACCATCACCGCCGTGGACCCGTGGCTCACCCTGGAGGGGCTCCGGCTCATCCACGAGAGGAACCGCCCAAGGTGA
- a CDS encoding tRNA dihydrouridine synthase — MTRFPPVLTSPSRPGWETGGLVLDSPLMLAPLAGVTIPPVRLFYSRLGASATHTEMISCAGLIRTNRKTAGMLQVLPGEGPVIVQLFAGDPDTLSKGAETALAEGTLFRAVGINMACPMPKVLKKGAGARLLENPDTAFAMVKALTRFGFPVWPKIRKCPPGYPLTTEEFCRGLLDAGASLVCLHGRTPAQRYAGEADRDIVARMAKMFPGKICASGDVYSPRDISFYLDAGCSSVLLARGAVADPFLFARTLAFLGYDVHNIYGNPSPDFQILLLLDFGDGVSALCGQRMAALFAKRILAGLFRGMAGVGGLRRAAASVSSWTDLRGIIEQSGEYFERREKYSGCTV; from the coding sequence GTGACCCGTTTCCCTCCCGTTCTTACGTCACCTTCCCGGCCCGGATGGGAGACTGGGGGGCTGGTTCTCGATTCCCCCCTGATGCTCGCCCCTCTCGCAGGGGTCACCATCCCCCCCGTGCGGCTTTTTTATTCCCGCCTCGGGGCTTCAGCGACCCATACAGAGATGATCAGCTGCGCAGGGCTGATCAGGACAAACCGGAAAACTGCGGGTATGCTGCAGGTGCTTCCCGGAGAGGGTCCTGTCATCGTGCAGCTTTTTGCCGGAGACCCGGATACGCTCTCGAAAGGAGCTGAAACGGCGCTGGCGGAGGGGACATTGTTTCGTGCCGTGGGCATAAACATGGCCTGCCCCATGCCGAAGGTGCTGAAAAAAGGAGCGGGAGCCCGCCTCCTGGAGAACCCTGACACCGCTTTTGCCATGGTGAAGGCCCTTACACGCTTCGGTTTCCCTGTATGGCCGAAGATACGCAAATGTCCTCCCGGCTACCCCCTGACCACGGAGGAGTTCTGCCGGGGGCTTCTGGACGCCGGCGCTTCCCTGGTCTGCCTTCACGGACGGACCCCCGCCCAGCGGTATGCCGGGGAAGCGGACAGGGATATCGTCGCACGGATGGCTAAAATGTTCCCCGGGAAAATATGCGCAAGCGGTGATGTCTATTCTCCCAGGGACATCTCTTTTTACCTTGATGCTGGATGTTCGTCCGTGCTCCTTGCGAGGGGTGCCGTGGCGGACCCTTTCCTTTTTGCCCGGACCCTGGCGTTTCTCGGCTATGACGTGCATAATATCTACGGAAATCCATCCCCGGATTTTCAGATACTGTTGTTGCTCGATTTCGGCGACGGCGTATCGGCTTTGTGCGGGCAAAGGATGGCGGCGCTTTTTGCTAAACGCATTCTTGCCGGGCTGTTTCGAGGCATGGCTGGTGTGGGCGGTCTTCGAAGGGCTGCCGCATCAGTGTCCTCATGGACGGATCTCCGGGGAATTATTGAACAAAGCGGTGAGTATTTTGAAAGGAGAGAAAAATACAGTGGATGCACAGTATGA
- the lysS gene encoding lysine--tRNA ligase, with protein sequence MDAQYEKDAPNRLPQGNDGEDEIVRQRKDKLERLIAEEGYNPYLVEKWDRKHSLAYVRENFSHLAEDELDESVTIVTAGRVMTLRKHGKAAFANLADETDNLQLYFQFNAMGEEKYTFAKKWVDSGDWVGIVGHPFRTQRGELTIHVRECVLLCKALRPLPEKWHGLKDTEVRYRQRYTDLIANPEVRETFRKRSKIISSIRKTLEDHGTIEVETPILSVLAGGANARPFKTFHNALGMEMYLRIATELYLKRLVVGMFGRVYEMGKNFRNEGLDTMHNPEFTAMEVYWAYADYHDMMDLTEEIIRNAADVVCGAGNPRKLRFQDVDLDFDKPFKRGSMLDLVAEYTGVDFRNISDDDEARRIGKDRGVEIKGTESRFTVLNLMFETFVEEKLIQPTFVTGHPTEISPLAKRDPENPDYTRRFELFICGKEVANAFSELNDPIDQRGRFEDQLKKKEAGDDEAHDFDEDFINAIETGLPPTGGLGIGVDRLVMFLTDSRSIRDVILFPTMKPLPSRTREDGGEDAGE encoded by the coding sequence GTGGATGCACAGTATGAAAAGGACGCCCCGAACCGTCTCCCCCAAGGGAACGACGGAGAGGACGAGATCGTCCGCCAGCGGAAGGACAAGCTCGAACGGCTGATTGCCGAGGAGGGGTACAACCCCTACCTCGTGGAGAAGTGGGACCGGAAGCACTCCCTCGCCTACGTGCGGGAGAACTTCAGCCACCTGGCCGAGGACGAGCTTGACGAGTCGGTGACCATCGTCACCGCAGGCAGGGTGATGACCCTCCGCAAGCACGGGAAGGCCGCCTTCGCCAACCTGGCCGACGAGACGGACAACCTGCAGCTTTACTTCCAGTTCAACGCCATGGGCGAGGAAAAGTACACCTTCGCCAAGAAATGGGTCGACTCGGGCGACTGGGTCGGCATCGTGGGCCATCCCTTCCGGACTCAGCGGGGGGAGCTCACCATCCATGTCCGGGAGTGCGTGCTCCTCTGCAAGGCCCTCCGCCCCCTGCCCGAGAAGTGGCACGGCCTGAAGGACACCGAGGTCCGCTACCGGCAGCGGTACACCGACCTCATCGCCAACCCCGAGGTACGGGAGACCTTCCGGAAGCGGTCGAAGATCATCTCCTCCATCCGGAAAACCCTGGAGGACCACGGCACCATCGAAGTGGAGACCCCGATCCTGTCGGTCCTTGCGGGAGGCGCCAACGCGCGGCCCTTCAAGACCTTCCACAACGCCCTGGGCATGGAGATGTACCTCCGCATCGCCACGGAACTCTACCTGAAGCGCCTCGTGGTGGGCATGTTCGGCCGGGTATACGAGATGGGCAAGAACTTCCGCAACGAGGGGCTCGACACCATGCACAACCCGGAGTTCACCGCCATGGAGGTGTACTGGGCCTACGCGGACTACCACGACATGATGGACCTCACCGAGGAGATCATCCGGAACGCAGCCGACGTGGTCTGCGGGGCCGGCAACCCCAGGAAGCTGCGTTTTCAGGACGTGGACCTCGACTTCGACAAACCCTTCAAGCGGGGGAGCATGCTCGACCTCGTGGCGGAATACACGGGCGTCGATTTCCGGAACATTTCCGACGACGACGAGGCCCGGAGGATAGGAAAGGACAGGGGCGTGGAGATCAAGGGGACCGAGAGCCGGTTCACCGTCCTCAACCTCATGTTCGAGACCTTCGTGGAAGAGAAGCTGATCCAGCCTACCTTCGTCACCGGGCATCCCACGGAGATCTCCCCCCTCGCCAAGAGGGACCCGGAAAACCCCGACTACACCCGCAGGTTCGAGCTCTTCATCTGCGGCAAGGAAGTGGCCAACGCCTTCAGCGAGCTGAACGACCCCATCGACCAGCGGGGCCGGTTCGAGGACCAGCTCAAAAAGAAGGAAGCCGGCGACGACGAGGCCCACGATTTCGACGAGGACTTCATCAACGCCATCGAGACGGGCCTTCCCCCCACGGGAGGACTGGGCATCGGCGTGGACCGGCTCGTCATGTTCCTCACCGACTCCAGGTCCATCCGGGACGTCATTCTCTTCCCGACCATGAAGCCCCTGCCTTCCCGGACACGGGAGGACGGCGGAGAGGACGCCGGGGAGTAG
- the ligA gene encoding NAD-dependent DNA ligase LigA, producing MPRDEERTLEIPQDARRRAAFLQRELARHGRLYYVEDAPEIPDDEYDALYRELIELEAAWPELASPESPTKRVGARASERFEKVPLSVPMLSLDNALNEEDLDGFLNRTAPWAAGGYVCELKIDGLAVSLTYEDGAFVRGTTRGDGRVGEDITANLRTIRTLPLTLSDFPRGRVEVRGEVLLERKYFAVLNEEREERGEPLFANPRNAAAGSLRQLDPAVTAGRRLSIYLYSVVAPERLGLASQREILEWLSRSGFPVQKAWQFCPCGDAVKEFIAAWEKGRFSLPYATDGVVVKLDFLGTWSEMGSTSHAPRWAVAFKYPPEEKTTRLTDILVSVGRTGSLTPVAALEPVTLSGTVVRRASLHNEDELRRKDLRIGDLVRVRKAGEIIPEVLGAVAEVRNGTEREFAMPEFCPSCGSPAVRLEGEAALRCMNRASCPAQLKEGIRHFASRGGMDIRGLGERLVEQLVDKGIIRTVSDLYRLQADPVAGLDRMGQKSAENLINAVAVSKERPFSRLLAALGIRFVGARGAEILAEAFRDVQTLSNAPEEILASVEGIGPVMAASIRSFFAREQNRKLLEELAELGVRGALPAAEEQPGEQGSRFLEGMRIVFTGELESLTRSEAETLAKGAGAACSSSVSGKTSLVVAGKEAGSKLARAAALGVRIVGEEEFLEMIRSGRTS from the coding sequence GTGCCCCGGGACGAGGAACGAACACTGGAGATACCCCAGGATGCCCGGCGGCGGGCGGCTTTCCTGCAAAGGGAGCTCGCCCGCCACGGGCGCCTCTATTACGTGGAGGACGCTCCCGAAATACCCGACGACGAATACGACGCCCTGTACCGGGAGCTCATCGAACTCGAGGCCGCCTGGCCGGAGCTCGCCTCCCCCGAGTCGCCCACGAAGCGGGTTGGTGCCAGGGCGAGCGAACGGTTCGAGAAGGTTCCCCTCTCGGTGCCCATGCTCAGCCTGGACAACGCCCTGAACGAAGAGGATCTGGACGGCTTCCTGAACCGCACCGCTCCCTGGGCGGCGGGAGGCTATGTCTGCGAACTGAAGATCGACGGCCTCGCCGTTTCCCTCACCTACGAGGACGGCGCCTTCGTCCGGGGAACGACCCGGGGCGACGGACGGGTGGGGGAGGACATCACCGCCAACCTCAGGACCATCCGCACCCTTCCCCTCACCCTGTCGGACTTTCCCCGGGGCCGGGTGGAGGTCCGGGGCGAAGTGCTCCTTGAGAGGAAATACTTCGCCGTCCTCAACGAAGAACGGGAGGAGCGGGGAGAGCCGCTCTTCGCCAACCCCCGGAACGCCGCCGCCGGAAGCCTCCGGCAGCTCGACCCCGCGGTCACCGCCGGAAGAAGGCTGTCCATCTACCTCTACTCGGTGGTTGCCCCCGAACGGCTTGGTCTCGCCTCCCAGAGGGAGATCCTCGAATGGCTCTCCCGGTCCGGTTTTCCCGTCCAGAAGGCCTGGCAGTTCTGCCCCTGCGGGGATGCCGTGAAGGAGTTCATCGCCGCCTGGGAAAAGGGGCGGTTTTCCCTTCCCTACGCCACCGACGGCGTGGTGGTGAAACTCGACTTCCTCGGCACATGGAGCGAAATGGGGTCCACCTCCCACGCACCCCGGTGGGCCGTCGCCTTTAAGTATCCCCCGGAAGAAAAGACCACCCGCCTGACCGACATCCTCGTCTCCGTCGGCAGGACCGGTTCCCTCACCCCAGTGGCCGCCCTCGAGCCCGTGACCCTTTCCGGCACGGTGGTCCGGCGGGCGAGCCTCCACAACGAGGACGAACTCCGCCGGAAGGACCTCCGGATCGGGGATCTGGTCCGGGTCCGCAAGGCGGGGGAGATCATCCCCGAGGTGCTTGGCGCCGTGGCGGAGGTCCGGAACGGAACCGAGCGGGAGTTTGCCATGCCTGAATTCTGCCCGTCCTGCGGCTCCCCTGCAGTGCGGCTCGAGGGCGAGGCGGCCCTCCGGTGCATGAACAGGGCTTCCTGCCCCGCCCAGCTCAAGGAGGGGATCCGTCATTTCGCCTCCCGGGGCGGCATGGACATCCGGGGCCTGGGCGAAAGGCTGGTGGAGCAGCTTGTGGACAAGGGGATCATCCGCACGGTGTCCGACCTGTACCGTCTTCAGGCGGACCCGGTTGCCGGCCTGGACAGAATGGGGCAGAAATCGGCTGAGAATCTCATCAACGCTGTCGCAGTGTCGAAGGAGCGCCCCTTCTCCCGCCTCCTCGCCGCCCTCGGTATCCGGTTCGTGGGAGCCAGGGGAGCGGAGATCCTGGCGGAGGCCTTCCGGGACGTACAGACCCTAAGCAACGCCCCCGAAGAGATCCTGGCGTCGGTGGAGGGCATCGGGCCCGTCATGGCGGCGTCCATCCGGTCCTTTTTCGCCCGGGAACAGAACAGAAAACTGTTGGAGGAACTGGCGGAGCTCGGCGTCCGGGGCGCCCTTCCCGCAGCGGAAGAACAGCCCGGGGAGCAGGGATCCCGGTTCCTCGAGGGCATGCGCATCGTTTTCACCGGGGAGCTGGAATCCCTGACCCGGAGCGAGGCAGAAACCCTCGCGAAGGGGGCGGGCGCTGCGTGCTCATCCAGTGTGAGCGGAAAAACATCCCTGGTGGTGGCGGGCAAGGAAGCGGGCAGCAAGCTCGCCAGGGCCGCCGCCCTTGGGGTGCGTATCGTGGGAGAAGAAGAATTTCTCGAAATGATCCGCAGCGGAAGGACTTCCTGA